Genomic DNA from Paramisgurnus dabryanus chromosome 11, PD_genome_1.1, whole genome shotgun sequence:
ctcgcagaagcgttttgaactagctgaagcttgtttacctgatttgcatggcatcctcagagtaacgagttacaatagtctattctagaggtcataaaagcgtggataagcttctctgcatctgatgcagacaacatatggcgtatttttgagatatttctaaggtggaagaatgctgtgcggcagacattgGAGATATGGCTGTCGAAGTATAAAtttctgtcgaacatcacacctaaattcttaaccgtggaggttggcaccacagtgcagccatctatgggcaacttgtagtctgtcatattatatttgtagcgattcggttcgataacaagtatctctgtcttattggagtttagcataagaaagttatgtgccatccagtcacttatATCGCTGATGCAGTCTGATAGCTtagaaaaattttatgtttcgctaggatgtgaggagatgtaaagctgtgtGTCATCTGCGTAGCAGTGAAACTGTATGTTATGATTCCTGATGATATCTcccagaggtaacatatataacgagaacaggataggacctaaaactgatccctgcggtacgccgtatttaaccagggagtgatgtgactcctcctcatttacataaacaaagtgatagcgattggttagatacgatctgaaccaggctagcgcttgaccactgatgccaacatagttttctagcctattaagtaagattgtgtgatctattgtgtcaaaggctgcactaaggtctaataATATAAGGAGTGATATTtcgccacgatcggatgttaggagaaggtcatttgtaactctaagcagcgctgtctctgtgctatggtggggcctgaatcctgattggaacttttcatatgtactattatttgctaagaatgtacgtagctggcttgccactactttttctaatattttggaaagaaaagggagatttgagattggtctaaagatatttagatctccctggtcaaggtttggttttttaatgagcggtctaataactgctagtttgaaagctgttggaacgtagcctaattctagtgatgagttaaatacatttagtactgggttagacactacagggaatacctctttgagtaattttgtgggaacaggGTCCAATATACAGGATGATGATTTGGATGACGCTACTAATTTAGATAGCCcctctattgtagtaggtttaaatgactcaagatgttcgtatggtaagctagcgttaaatatattactgggtagagtggtggctgcttgggtacctacaatgttttccctaataatcataattttcttagtaaagaagttcatgaagtcgttactattgtgtgggAGTTTATTAGTgggttctgtttgttctttatttctagtcagtttcgcaactgtgctaaagaggaagcgagggttattatgattttctttaataagattGCTGAGATACGTAGATCTGGCAAtttttatagcctgtctgtagtgtttaacactctatttccatgctgcacgccatacctctaactttgtgcttctatagtttctttccatttttctagcagcCTTTTTAAGGGATGCGGTATGATGGtcgtaccatggagctggcgttttttctttgattctcttttttcgaattggagctacggcatccaatgtgttagaacaaatactgttcaggttttctattacaatatctagatcttcaggattatctgctacatgtttcatttgggacaggtctggaagagtgctaataaagttaTCTTTAGTGgttgaaattattgttctggctagtcggtagcatattgtggatcgagtgatcctatctagaagtaccgtGTATgagacaaggcaatggtctgaaactgcatcgctctgaggtgatatctcgatttcattaatattgagcccgagtgacagaattaagtctaatgtgtgcctacgggtatgcgtgggccctgtcacgttttgtctaatatcgagagaatttagaatatcTATAAACGCTAATCCTAATGTATCTGTTGGGTTATCAACGTGTATATTAaagtcaccaacgataagagctttatctacagtgactacgaggtcagacaggaaatttgatatttctttaagaaaatctgcatGATAGCCcggaggtctatagattgtagcaaggacaaaagaaagctgtttatggttacgatcagttatttccatatttaatagcattatttcaaatgaattaaattttagttcagatttttggttaactttaaaaatgttgttgtatattgtagctacaccaccccctctcccctttaatcgcgGTTCATGTTTGTAAtagtagtcttgtggggtggattcgtttaaactaatgtaatcgtctgctttaagccaggtttctgttaaccctctggggtccgacccttttgggacactgtcagaggttctgacatgctctcacatttggtcttttttcagttgctctaaaacacattaatggctaatatcacataacactgtattcagcacaaactgtgctataataatatgtaagattaatgtatgtacatgtttgtatttttaagtaaatgatgtttatgcgtggttagtaaaaaaaagaaaacaaaaagttgCTGAAATAAGGCCAAGGAACACATCCTAAACATttgtaaacaagcaaaaaagttaTCTACTCTTGTAGAGTAGAGAATTTGCTacaaaaagatgtaaaaacCATTTAACCCACTCACTCACATGAaacaatacattgatttaacTTTTGTAAGACACCTTTTGCTGTGtaaaggcaatatgcaagggCGGGTCAATGGTCATGAATATTGATGTGTTTCACACCAGAGACCCAACCCCCTAATGGCTCAGTGAGGAATGTTGGGACAAAAGAATGAATGCGGGGagacttaaaggagcatttcacccatataaacattaatctttattgaaagtgtgtcatatttgtagtcgaaatgtaacaaacatttagaatttggtgcttatttgacagagaaaaggggtttGTAggctcaccccctcaacaaagatattggacttccttctttcaatgatgcaaaatgatgatttttacatcattgaaagaaggaagtgcaacacttaaatctgtatttctcctgtctcagcagcaactgaggaaatgatgcatgaccattcaaaaacatgactggggttctaactttacaaagtttaatgcaaatgggtgaagtgtccctttaaagagagAATATTTTGCttgtagtttaaaaaaataggttaCAGTAAAGTACAAAAGACTTAAGACTTTATTTTTATCTgaaattagtaaaataaaagtCTTATAGGGTTgcaaaaaatgctaaaaacatgaACAATACAATAGAGTTAAAAAGCTTTATTGTAATTATCAATAAAGAAGCATCattgtaattataaataataaagtaacaaTACATGTAACAATATTCTATATGACCAGTACAATATGGCtctaattaaaagaaaattattCTAAATGTCAGCTATGAATGTACAGTTTGGTGTGCATCTAAAAATACttcacaatataaaaaaaaaggtATACATTTGTAAACCATCACACACTGTAACTCTTTGAGAATGgagttaaatgttgtcgtgcCATTGTTCAAAACAGTTCCTATTTAACTGAACACACAATGGAACATTACATGTTTGTCGTCTTCTGGGTGACTCATGTGCACATTCCATGAAATAGTGCAGTATCTCTCTCTTGACATTACTCTGGCCGGAAAAGGCACGGAGAAAACATCGTCCTGTCTCCAGTAGTGCCTGATGGAGATCATCTTTAGTGCAGGAAAGAAACGCAAAGTGTGTGGAACCACATCAATATCAGCCTCTGTTTTCCATGACAGAATGGACCTGCTGCTGCTTGCCTGGATGTTGGTCTTGACTCTTTTTGCAACAGGTGCCTTATCACTGTCAGTGGTaaatctgtaaataaataaataaatagtttcGGTAAATAAATGGTTTCGGACCAATTTTAACATCACAGTTGATATGCGGCCAGGTCTCTGGATTTTTTAGGCTTCTCCacctttatatataataatttaattaaaagaaacgttgagacattgataaattataaaagaaagacGTTTAACCTATCGCACGAGtccaccacgcacatttacaaTGCACCTGTTGAAACGGTGTTTAGCGTCTCCACCAGCAGCAGGACCAGCGCATCGGGGAATATGAAGAACTGAATAAAAACCTTAAATACTGTGCATAATCTATAAAAGACTTCTTTCGGTAGTCATGTAAAAAATGCGGTGTAAAGCCTTGAATTTTAATTGATGCATAGCGAATGTGTAAGGTAAGGCAACctgcatgtttatttcgttttgttttgatttattatttttctgcacCCCGCCGCGACTGCGAGCAACAGAGCAGCCCCCCtccgctttaaaaaaaatagtgtgttgataataaacatttaaactaacattgttatatgctgaaaatatatatattatatagacgTTATTGTAGGCAAGTGAATtgttgatttgagaggctcATTTGATCAAACAAGTCGTCGACGTTAGCTGTCCGCCGCTATCCGCTTGGTCATTatcaaaaaccttaatttaacaaacaaaaaaggctctaaaataaataaaagatattttataattttgacaGTTAAAACTGAACTGTTTAATTGCTGCAATAGTCCTACAGCTGTTAGGAAtctgttttgttatttctgcggatttattttgcaaaatctatgcggaattattttaaatgttttaaaaagatctaagagaatgggagctgtggatattacaaaacaataaaatattttataatataggcctataaaatgtatataatattatataaatggctgtaaagtgtaataaaaaataCTGAAGTAAATAGAAGTTCTTCACTAAAAGAATGATCGTATTTTTAatcgtgatcaaaagtttgagcaaaacaatcgtgatcatcatttttcctgtaatcgtgcagccctaatagaACCTTTTAATTCCAAGGGGACGAAATGTAACTTACACTTTATGAATTTCGGGTTCGTTTCTGCATGCCCCCGTGCGTCTTGTATTTTCCAAATTACTAAGCAAAATATCAGTAATAGTCTactaataaaacagaaaatccCGCAAATGTGACTTACCCTGTATGAATGTCCGTCGCATTTCTGCAAATGCCCGCTGAAGAGGAGAGTGATGCTGCCACGTTCCtacaagtttttaataattaatataatgtatattccACAGTACCAAACTTATAAAGCAATACTAATGCGGTAAAGCATAGTTGAGATAAGATAATTGGGTACATAGATGCGCTGTATATCTTTGTTAACGGGCCATTACCGGACATATTTATGGCTAAACATTAACACATTACATATCTCCGGACACATTTACAGCACATCGATACTGCATCGATACATTTACACCCGAACAGATAGTCGCGTAAACAAGACTTGTTGAGGCATAAACGCTAGTCAAAATATATTCTAAATAGTGATATTGTTTTATGACatattgtatatttacattacaCTATACAATCATACTGTTTAACGCATGACATATCTCCGGGCGCATTTACAGCACATCATTACACCCGAGCAAATAATCACGTAAAGAAGCCTTATTGATAAGTCGGCATGAACACTATAGTTATAGTAGTGTATTGCTTtataacatattcccattacaCTAATCAGCATACGGTTTAATGTAAGAACtatcattttaatgtaaatacaAGTTACGAGACGTTTATATAAAGTCATTATGAATATCTGCTTGCAAATAgtcagtatacagtatataaaagtttACATCACAACATTTCAACAAATGTAGGTAAAACTTACTCTTCAGAAATTATATCCTCAGCTGGATCAAGTCGCTCTTCAAAATACAAACGTTCATTGTCGGAGTCCTGCTCTTCGTCTGAAGAAACTGTGAACTCTTCCTCGCTGTCCAGGAGCATCTGTAGAGCTTCCTCACCTGTAAAGCGTGTCATTTTCCCAGCGCATTGATAAGTGAATGAAACTGTCAAAACTTGCTGCTTCTCAAAGCATTGTTTGGGGGCGTTGATCTTGTTTGCATAGCCCGCATCAGGTAATTTCCATATGAATGGCGCGCACGCGGGTAGGTGGGATCACATTAGTGCTAATGAGGTCGAGCAAGAAAAACTGTacctctctttacttacatGTCGATTACACAAACAGACAATGAGTTCTTCAGATTTTAATTACATCAtgtaaaagtagacatttcaggctttctttagaCACATGTATCATGTTCGTGTGACAAGTATTGGCGGAGTTATCAGTTCATGTTTGTAACGTGTTTGAGGAAGATGGTCAAGGAGACAGAGATGTCGAAATGCActccctgtttattttctttatttgccaaaagcacacgGTTTTGTTGTTATTATGAAGGCACTCACATTAAAGTAGACACTTCACAGTTTCTAATGATGTATTACATGTATGTGTATGATTAGGAATGTTGGAGTATTTTAAGTGGATGTCACAGGAAACAGGAAAAAATGCGTCAAAACGCGGccccgcgtttttggaccccagggggttaaagagagtgcatctaagttttggtcagtaattatttcattgacaatgggttccttattggtaagcgatctaatgttaagaaggccgaattttaacattcgaggttcatctgtaaacgtattgttttctaattttatgttagtaagatttgtacgagacgaggtaaacggtgctctgtattcgtttgttcgaggaacgcacacagttgaaatgtgttgaTACTCTGGTAAGATAGACTCTAAGTTCTgcgatatatgtgatcttgacatgtcagagcagctaacagatggacgggtAGGCCGATCtatctgtttcctgacctgggccctgggtAGTCAGACTGTATTAGAATTAAGagtattggtcagatttctagagagtatagcatttccttccgatgacggatgaaggccatctctctttagcaggtcaggtctccCCCTGAagtgcttccaattgtctataaaccctacgttatgctgagggcaccatttTGACATCCAGTGgtgaagagacactaatctgctataagtttcatcaccccggtaggcggggaggggaccagagcatattacattatctgacattgtttttgcaatttcacacacctctttaatagttTCTTTtgtgatctccgactggcggagtctggtgtcatttgCGCCGGCATgaataacaatttttgaaaactTACGCTTCGCATTAGCCAGCattttaagtttggatctaatgtctgACGATCTGGCTCCTGGTATACAGTCaactatggtggctggtgcctcaatgttcacGTTCTTTAGTATCGAGTCTCCAATAACAAGGGCACCTTTAACAGAtgtctcagccggtgtattgcttAGGAtgtcgaatctgttagaaattactAGGGGGGACTTCGATGGGCATCGAATATGACTACGCCGCCTGatagtcacccagttagtcggCCGTGTTAACTCAGTTGCCGAAACCGAGCTATGTGTACTACGCGTTACCGTAGGCGCATCCGAAACAGTGTTtgaaacattaacattagcggttGTACTGTCCTCAACGAGCGTTCGGATGTGCGCTTCTAGTTCTGCAACCTTCTCCGTtagccttactacttcaatacatttaacacatgtaaacccctctgtgctgacggaagaagctaaactgtacatgtggcaagtagtgcaggttacaatgacaagcggCGTCTTACCGTTTTCATGCTGTGCGATAGCGTCTCCGTTCGCCCgaacgcggtccgtgaagctgcatcgagatGGGTGCTCGCTCGTTGCATGCCTTGGTCGTCTCCGGGTGCCTGGAGCCAGGGTGATGTGTGGCAAGCTGTACCGTCTGGTGCGAATGCCGggcaacaactcctccacagcttcccgctctgGTGAGGAAAGGTCTGAAAAACATACATCGGATGTGTCCGCCATTAGATCGAAAAGGAAGgcagatttacagtaaacaaacaGTGAGCGag
This window encodes:
- the LOC141282963 gene encoding uncharacterized protein, which gives rise to MADTSDVCFSDLSSPEREAVEELLPGIRTRRYSLPHITLAPGTRRRPRHATSEHPSRCSFTDRVRANGDAIAQHENGKTPLVIVTCTTCHMYSLASSVSTEGFTCVKCIEVVRLTEKVAELEAHIRTLVEDSTTANVNVSNTVSDAPTVTRSTHSSVSATELTRPTNWVTIRRRSHIRCPSKSPLVISNRFDILSNTPAETSVKGALVIGDSILKNVNIEAPATIVDCIPGARSSDIRSKLKMLANAKRKFSKIVIHAGANDTRLRQSEITKETIKEVCEIAKTMSDNVICSGPLPAYRGDETYSRLVSLHHWMSKWCPQHNVGFIDNWKHFRGRPDLLKRDGLHPSSEGNAILSRNLTNTLNSNTV